A section of the Clostridium omnivorum genome encodes:
- a CDS encoding dihydrodipicolinate synthase family protein produces the protein MNFNRDDFKGIFIAFYACYDKENNISIEATKKLARFYAEKGVKGLYVGGSSGEGFLLTVEERKKMLEAVMAEVGSELTIIVHVGAAATKDSMELARHAKEVGAHALSAVPNVYYGLPERSIELHWKNIMDSAELPFIIYNIPQTTGYSLSNNLLKKMLSYQNVVGIKNSSMSTYDIQKFKAIGGEKLLVFNGPDEQYISGRIMGADSGIGGTYGVMPELFLKAEEYFSNGNIEKAKEVQFTINEIIGELLSFPSLYGAAKEVVKLRGIDIGTTRLPLEPVDEADMPRVKALYEKVVSSIEKFNA, from the coding sequence ATGAATTTTAATAGAGATGATTTTAAAGGTATATTTATTGCATTCTATGCATGTTATGACAAAGAAAATAACATCAGCATTGAGGCTACAAAAAAGTTAGCTAGATTTTATGCTGAAAAAGGTGTAAAGGGTTTATATGTAGGAGGAAGTTCAGGAGAGGGATTTCTTCTTACTGTGGAAGAAAGAAAAAAAATGCTTGAGGCTGTAATGGCTGAGGTAGGATCAGAATTAACTATTATTGTTCACGTAGGTGCTGCAGCAACTAAAGATAGCATGGAACTTGCCAGACATGCAAAAGAAGTTGGGGCTCATGCGCTCTCTGCAGTTCCAAATGTTTATTATGGACTTCCTGAAAGAAGTATTGAATTACATTGGAAAAATATAATGGATAGTGCAGAGCTTCCATTTATCATATATAATATTCCTCAAACTACAGGATACTCACTTTCAAATAACTTATTAAAGAAAATGCTATCCTATCAAAATGTTGTAGGAATAAAAAACAGCAGTATGAGCACTTATGATATTCAGAAGTTTAAAGCAATAGGTGGAGAAAAACTATTAGTTTTCAACGGTCCTGATGAGCAATATATTTCAGGAAGAATTATGGGAGCTGATTCAGGAATAGGCGGTACTTATGGAGTAATGCCAGAGCTATTCCTAAAAGCTGAAGAATATTTTTCAAATGGCAATATAGAAAAAGCAAAGGAAGTACAATTCACAATAAATGAAATAATAGGTGAGTTGCTTTCATTCCCATCACTTTATGGCGCAGCAAAGGAAGTTGTTAAGCTTAGAGGTATAGATATAGGTACTACAAGACTTCCATTAGAACCTGTAGATGAAGCTGATATGCCAAGAGTGAAAGCACTTTATGAAAAAGTTGTTAGTTCTATAGAAAAGTTCAATGCTTAA
- a CDS encoding acetylxylan esterase produces the protein MPMLDMPIEELKEYMGINPCPEDFDEYWARALKELETVDPSVEYIPSNFKVPYADCFDMYFTGVRGARVHAKCLKPKNVQKKHPAIIMFHGYRGNSGDWVEKLPYVAMGFTVVAMDCRGQGGLSEDVGNNVGTTYGGHIIRGLEGSPDDLMFRHIFLDTAELAKIVMNMEDVDANRVGVTGYSQGGALTIACAALEPRIKKIAPVYPFLSDYKRVWQMDLAKDAYEELNYYFRFFDPLHEKEDQVFTKLGYIDVKNLAKYIKSDVLFTATLLDNICPPSTQFAIYNRLTSTKKLRVYNDFGHENLPRTNDDIFKYMSSL, from the coding sequence ATGCCAATGTTAGATATGCCAATTGAAGAATTAAAAGAATATATGGGAATCAATCCATGCCCAGAAGATTTTGATGAGTATTGGGCTAGAGCGTTAAAGGAATTAGAAACTGTTGACCCATCAGTAGAATATATTCCAAGTAATTTTAAAGTTCCTTACGCTGATTGCTTTGATATGTACTTTACAGGGGTTAGAGGTGCTCGAGTACATGCTAAATGTTTAAAGCCAAAGAATGTACAAAAAAAGCATCCAGCTATAATTATGTTTCATGGGTATAGAGGAAACTCAGGAGACTGGGTAGAAAAACTTCCTTATGTAGCTATGGGATTTACTGTGGTTGCAATGGACTGTAGAGGACAAGGCGGATTGTCAGAAGATGTAGGAAATAATGTGGGAACTACTTATGGAGGGCACATAATTAGAGGACTTGAAGGCAGCCCAGATGACTTAATGTTTAGACATATCTTTTTAGATACTGCTGAACTTGCAAAGATTGTAATGAACATGGAAGATGTAGATGCTAATAGGGTAGGAGTCACAGGCTATTCACAAGGTGGCGCTCTGACAATTGCCTGTGCAGCACTAGAACCAAGAATCAAAAAAATAGCACCAGTTTATCCTTTTTTAAGTGATTATAAGAGGGTTTGGCAAATGGATCTTGCAAAGGACGCTTATGAAGAATTAAATTACTACTTTAGATTTTTTGATCCTCTTCATGAAAAAGAAGATCAGGTATTCACTAAACTTGGTTATATAGATGTAAAAAACTTAGCAAAATATATAAAAAGTGATGTATTATTTACAGCAACTCTACTGGATAACATATGTCCGCCATCAACACAATTTGCAATCTATAATAGACTTACTAGTACTAAAAAATTAAGAGTTTATAATGATTTTGGACATGAAAATTTACCTAGAACTAATGATGATATTTTCAAGTATATGTCAAGTTTATAA
- a CDS encoding ROK family protein gives MRILAFDIGGTAIKIGIINENGQILESSEMPTMAHEGGEALMSRILTVISEHKDVDRIGISTAGQVDYLEGKIIFASENLPGWTGMEIKKRIEDAFNIPTIVENDVNAAAIGEAYYGAGTNAKSFLCLAYGTGIGGAIIENGEIYRGAYGSAGEFGHIVTHVGGKDCTCGARGCYEAYASTTALVKRVKQEITLNEVNGRVIFNLVNDGNEHVKKIVDEWIFEIIMGLINLVHVFNPSLIVLGGGIMEQPYIIKYIQDNLPRFVMPNYRKVIIKAAEIGNNAGILGAAHLAMKI, from the coding sequence GTGAGAATTTTGGCATTTGATATTGGTGGAACTGCGATAAAGATAGGTATTATTAATGAAAACGGACAGATTCTTGAGAGTAGTGAAATGCCAACTATGGCACATGAAGGTGGAGAAGCACTAATGAGCAGGATTTTGACTGTTATTAGTGAGCATAAGGATGTAGATAGAATAGGCATAAGTACGGCTGGACAAGTGGATTATTTAGAAGGAAAAATTATTTTTGCTTCCGAAAATCTTCCTGGATGGACAGGAATGGAAATAAAGAAAAGAATTGAAGATGCATTTAACATACCTACTATTGTAGAAAATGATGTAAATGCAGCAGCTATAGGGGAAGCCTACTATGGTGCTGGTACTAATGCTAAAAGCTTTTTATGCCTTGCCTATGGTACCGGCATTGGCGGAGCCATAATAGAAAATGGAGAGATATACAGAGGAGCCTATGGTTCTGCTGGTGAATTTGGCCATATAGTTACACATGTTGGAGGAAAGGACTGCACTTGTGGAGCAAGGGGATGCTATGAAGCCTATGCATCTACTACAGCCTTAGTAAAAAGGGTTAAACAAGAGATAACTTTAAATGAGGTAAATGGCAGGGTAATTTTTAACCTTGTTAATGATGGTAATGAACATGTTAAAAAAATAGTTGACGAGTGGATTTTTGAAATAATAATGGGACTCATAAATCTAGTTCATGTATTTAATCCTTCCCTTATAGTACTAGGAGGAGGAATTATGGAACAACCATATATAATAAAATATATCCAAGATAACCTTCCAAGGTTTGTAATGCCAAATTACAGAAAGGTTATTATTAAAGCTGCAGAGATTGGTAACAATGCTGGTATTCTAGGTGCAGCTCACCTTGCAATGAAAATATAG
- a CDS encoding GNAT family N-acetyltransferase, translating into MIELKYFEQSDFKQLIEWSGSPEFLMQWSGPSFTYPLDESQLNNYINEANTEDSNIFIYKAVLTSTGKTIGHVSLANLDRKNNSARIGRVLLGDPSVRGQGLGVKMIEEVLRIAFEDLKLHRVSLGVFDFNKSAIACYEKAGFKKDGLLRDIRKIGDQYWSLYEMSILENEWR; encoded by the coding sequence ATGATAGAATTAAAATATTTTGAGCAGTCAGATTTTAAGCAGCTGATTGAATGGTCTGGTTCTCCAGAATTCCTGATGCAGTGGAGCGGACCATCTTTTACCTATCCACTAGATGAAAGTCAGCTAAATAACTATATCAATGAGGCAAACACCGAGGATTCTAATATTTTTATCTACAAAGCTGTTTTAACAAGTACAGGCAAAACCATAGGACATGTATCCTTGGCTAATCTAGATAGGAAGAATAATTCTGCACGAATAGGTAGAGTTCTGCTGGGAGATCCTAGTGTAAGAGGACAAGGTTTAGGAGTAAAAATGATTGAAGAAGTACTTCGTATTGCCTTTGAGGATTTAAAATTGCACAGAGTTAGCCTGGGAGTATTTGATTTCAATAAAAGTGCCATTGCTTGCTATGAAAAGGCCGGTTTTAAGAAGGACGGACTGCTTAGAGATATAAGAAAAATTGGTGACCAATATTGGAGCTTATATGAAATGAGCATATTGGAGAATGAATGGCGGTAA
- a CDS encoding UvrB/UvrC motif-containing protein, translating to MDLKTKVKELPSSPGVYLMKDSLDTIIYVGKSKNLKSRVGSYFINSKTHSPKVVKLVKNISDFQYILTDTEFEAFMLECKLIQEIKPIYNRKMKSPLAYTYIKITINEKYPIISLSHQYASDDDNLYFGPYTNKNTVDRAIEGIKNVCKIPCNNPTTKNASCLNYSLGLCIGTCLDSSAEGEYLKIIEKVIALLNSSDNSILNEMEIKMLEAAEKFDFEAAAKLRDYIGAIYSILSNEKVIEFTEENKNIVLLEKLNENMVKLFLIKKSKVLFSEKYSFNKDNHHSFKLDILEKINHYFCDAASDGFTKLSKEELDEAHIIYSYLKYKNNDCRYVIIEDKWIDGKDNKNIDDAVENMLSCLHM from the coding sequence ATGGATTTAAAAACAAAAGTAAAAGAGCTTCCATCCTCACCTGGAGTATACCTGATGAAAGATTCCCTTGATACAATTATCTATGTAGGAAAGTCCAAAAACCTAAAGAGTAGAGTTGGTTCTTATTTTATAAACTCTAAGACTCATTCTCCAAAGGTCGTAAAGCTTGTTAAAAATATAAGTGATTTTCAATATATACTTACTGATACAGAATTTGAGGCCTTTATGCTTGAATGCAAGCTCATACAAGAAATAAAGCCTATATATAATAGAAAAATGAAAAGCCCTCTTGCTTATACCTATATAAAAATAACTATAAATGAAAAGTATCCAATTATTTCGTTAAGTCACCAATATGCTTCAGATGATGACAATCTTTATTTTGGCCCATATACAAATAAAAATACTGTAGACAGAGCTATTGAAGGTATAAAAAATGTCTGCAAAATTCCTTGCAATAATCCTACAACAAAGAATGCTTCCTGCTTAAATTATTCGCTAGGCTTATGCATCGGAACTTGTTTGGATAGCTCTGCTGAAGGTGAATATCTCAAGATAATTGAAAAAGTTATAGCTTTACTTAATAGCTCAGATAACAGTATTCTTAATGAAATGGAAATTAAAATGCTTGAAGCTGCGGAAAAATTTGATTTTGAAGCTGCTGCAAAGCTAAGAGATTATATAGGAGCAATATACTCCATACTGAGTAATGAAAAAGTAATAGAATTTACGGAAGAAAATAAAAATATAGTTTTACTGGAAAAGCTTAATGAAAATATGGTAAAGCTGTTCCTTATAAAGAAAAGCAAAGTTCTCTTCAGTGAAAAATATTCTTTTAACAAGGATAATCACCACAGCTTTAAACTAGATATTCTAGAGAAGATTAACCACTATTTTTGTGATGCAGCTTCTGATGGTTTCACCAAACTCAGCAAAGAAGAGCTAGATGAAGCTCACATAATCTACAGCTACTTAAAATATAAAAATAATGATTGCAGATATGTTATTATTGAGGACAAGTGGATTGATGGTAAAGATAATAAAAACATAGATGATGCAGTTGAAAACATGTTATCTTGCCTGCATATGTAG
- a CDS encoding zinc dependent phospholipase C family protein, whose product MSYRVVPGTHFIISNILYNYIENKLNIKLDLSAFVWGNLRPDFDKKHIRCSHTLEGSLDLINFYADKIIQNNMSITEFSMLLGVICHFTCDYFCIYHSKEYWRKDMIEHFTYEILLHVKLLIFLNRGNLKIRYNYKQEESMEALLKNILKRYNLKEKSLTKDLVYAIKASASVSEFIITSSYIYRKNIKNSLNETNAIPN is encoded by the coding sequence GTGAGCTATAGGGTGGTACCAGGAACCCATTTCATAATATCAAATATTTTATACAACTATATTGAAAATAAATTGAATATCAAGTTGGATTTAAGTGCCTTTGTATGGGGAAATCTAAGGCCGGATTTTGATAAGAAGCATATCAGATGTTCTCATACTTTAGAGGGAAGTTTAGATTTAATTAACTTTTATGCAGATAAAATTATACAAAATAATATGTCAATTACAGAATTTTCAATGCTGCTTGGAGTTATATGCCATTTTACTTGTGATTATTTTTGTATTTATCACAGTAAGGAGTATTGGAGAAAAGACATGATAGAGCATTTTACTTATGAAATACTTTTGCATGTGAAATTATTAATATTTCTTAATAGAGGAAACCTAAAAATTAGATATAATTATAAACAGGAAGAAAGTATGGAAGCACTCTTAAAGAATATATTAAAAAGATATAACCTGAAGGAAAAGTCTTTAACAAAGGATCTTGTTTATGCTATTAAAGCATCAGCATCAGTATCTGAGTTTATAATAACTTCAAGTTATATTTATAGAAAAAATATAAAAAATTCACTTAATGAAACAAATGCTATTCCAAACTAG
- a CDS encoding flavodoxin domain-containing protein produces MIRTLIIYESKYGFTEGISKDLAMVLGPANICRTNEFKSFYKEFDLFVICAPIYEERINQDISAFVKENSEWMKHKKVVLLCSSLSAKAYEKYLKELKDILGSSVIFQSSIGGVINLDKLHSEDYKKMKEFSKKVRLPFKSYDAFNKNEFVDVALKIKEIKDTKIKPSMDKKELKKYIDEFLKAHNTCCLCTAHRDSVRSTPIEYLYIDDKLYFISEGGEKFAHLLLNDRVSISIYEPFKAMNKLAGMQIEGTASLVEMNSKEYIEVLENRGLKYDQLVNLPIRMNVIKVSVQSIEFLWSNFKALGYEAKQVYSK; encoded by the coding sequence GTGATTAGAACCTTAATTATCTACGAAAGCAAATATGGTTTCACCGAAGGCATAAGCAAGGATTTAGCGATGGTTTTAGGGCCTGCTAATATATGCAGAACCAATGAATTCAAGAGTTTTTATAAAGAGTTTGATTTGTTTGTAATATGTGCTCCAATTTATGAAGAAAGAATTAATCAGGATATTTCAGCATTTGTAAAGGAAAATAGCGAGTGGATGAAGCATAAAAAGGTGGTGCTTTTATGCAGCAGTCTTTCAGCTAAGGCTTATGAAAAATATCTTAAAGAGCTAAAGGATATATTGGGAAGCAGTGTTATTTTCCAGAGTTCCATAGGTGGAGTAATAAATTTAGATAAGCTGCACAGTGAAGATTACAAGAAAATGAAAGAATTTTCAAAGAAGGTAAGACTGCCCTTCAAATCTTATGATGCTTTCAATAAAAATGAATTTGTAGACGTGGCATTAAAGATAAAAGAAATAAAGGATACTAAAATTAAGCCTTCTATGGATAAAAAAGAATTAAAGAAATATATAGATGAGTTTTTGAAGGCTCATAATACCTGCTGCTTGTGTACAGCACATAGGGATAGTGTAAGATCCACTCCTATAGAATATTTATATATCGATGATAAGCTCTATTTTATAAGCGAAGGTGGAGAGAAATTTGCACATCTGCTTTTAAATGATAGAGTATCTATTTCTATTTATGAGCCTTTTAAAGCTATGAATAAGCTTGCAGGAATGCAGATAGAGGGTACTGCTTCACTAGTAGAGATGAATAGCAAAGAGTATATAGAGGTTTTAGAAAATAGAGGATTAAAATATGATCAATTAGTTAATTTACCTATAAGAATGAATGTTATAAAGGTATCAGTTCAAAGCATAGAATTCTTATGGTCAAACTTTAAAGCACTCGGATATGAAGCAAAACAAGTATATAGCAAATAA